AACCAGATGGGCGGTGCCGAGGGGGTGCTGGAGGAGCTGGTGCGCATTTTCCCCGAGGCGCCGATCTACACGTCTATTTACTGGCGGGAAAAGATGCCGGCGGCGTATCAGGCCTGGGACATCCGCACGAGCTTTCTGGACCGCTGGCCGCTGGTCAAGCGCCACCATCAACTGTTCCTGCCCATGTATCCCCTGGCCTTCGAGAGCCTGGACCTGCGCAGTTACGACGTGGTCATCACCAATAAGAGCGGCTTCTGCCACGGGGTGATCACCCCCGCCGGCACCCTGCACATCTGCTACTGCCTCACCCCCACGCGCTACCTGTGGAACACCTGGGAATACCTGGAGCGGGAACAGGCCGGCCGCGCCGCCCGCGCCGTCCTGGCGCCCTTCCTGCAGTACCTGCGGCTGTGGGACCGGCTGGCGGCGGATCGGGTGGACCGCTTCGTGGCCATCTCGCGGGAGGTCCAACAGCGCATCGCCCGCGTTTACCGCCGGCCGTCGGACATCATCTACCCGCCGGTGCATACCGAGCGCTTTCGGCCGGCAGATGGGCCGCACGATTACTATCTCATCGCCTCCCGCCTGATCCCCTATAAACGCATTGACCTGGCCGTGCAGGCCTTCAACCAGCTCGACCGGCCGCTGGTCATCGCCGGCGATGGGCGGGACCGCCGCCGGCTGGAGGCCATGGCCGGGCCGAATGTGCGCTTCCTCGGACGGGTCAGCGACGAGGAGCTGGCGAAGCTGATGGCCGGCTGTCGGGCCTTCATTTTCCCCGGCCTGGAGGATTTCGGGATCGCGCCGGTGGAAGCGCTGGCCGCCGGCCGGCCGGTGATCGCCTATGCCGGCGGCGGGGCGCTGGATACCGTCATTGATGGCCTCACCGGCGTCTTATTCCACGAGCAGAACCCGGCGGCGCTGGCGGAAGCGGTGCGCCGGCTGGAGGCGCTGGGAGAGGACCATTTCGACCCGCTGGAACTGCGCCGGCAGGCAGAACGCTTTTCCGCGGAGCGCTTCCGGCAGGAGTTTCGCGCCTACGTGGAGCGGGCCTATGCCGAACATGCGGCGTCCCTGCCGGCGCCACAACGGGCATGAACGTCACAGGAGGAAGCCGGGCGATGGAACTGCGGCGCTACTGGCACATCATCTGGAAGCGCTGGTGGATCGTGGTGGGGCTGTTACTGCTGACGGGCGTGATTTCCGCGCTGACCATGCCGGCGCGCCCGCAGATGTACCAGGCACGCCTGCGGGTGACGGTGGGCCTGAAGCCCGAGGAACGCGGCCCTACCACCTATACCTACGACCGCTACTACACCTGGCTGACGTCGGAATATCTGATCGACAGCTTCAGCGAGCTGGTAAAGAGCCAGTCCTTTGCCGATGACGTGAGCGCCCGGCTGGCCGGCACCAATCCCCCCATCCATGTGCCGGCCGGCGCCATCCAGGGCGCCACTGTCTCGGAACAGCTCCACCGCATCCTGACCATTACCATCACCTGGCCGAACCCGGAGGAACTGCGCGCCATCGCGGACGCGGCGGTGAGCGCCCTGCGGGAGGAGAACGCCAAGTATTTCGCCCAGTTGGGAACCGAGGGGGCGGATATTTACGTCATAGATGCGCCGGTGATCGCGCCGGTGGGGCCGGGCCTGCGCGAGCGGCTGGACCTGCCCATCCGGCTGTTCCTGGCGCTGGTGGCCGGCATTGCCCTGGCGTTCCTGCTGGACTATCTGGACGTCAGCGTGCGGGGTAAAGAGGATGTCGAGGCGATGGGCCTAGTGGTGCTGGGACAGATACCGACGCGCCGGCGCTTCCCCTGGGGCCGGCGGAAGCCGTAAAAAGGCCCTGCCTTTGCCCATGTGCCGTTCCTGTGGTACAATTTTACAGTGCAGTTCGGGAACGGGGTGGAGAATAGAGAGGAGAGGTTCGCGGTGGAACTGAAGGATTACCTGAAGATACTGCGCAAGCGGGGCTGGATCATCGTGCTGGTGGCGCTCATCGCCGGCGCCGCCGCCTTCGGCTTCAGCAAGCTCCAGACCCCTATCTACAAGGCCAATATCCAGCTCAGCGTCGAGCCGGCGCGCCTCGATTGGGGACTCAGCAACACCGTCAAAGACATCCTGCGCAGTTATGTGGTGCGCCTGAACAGCCACTCCATGGCCCAGAAGGTCATTGACCGCGCCCAGCTCGACATGACCACCGATGAGCTGAAGAGCAAGGTCTTCATCAGCTCCGACGCGTCCAACTATACCATCGAGATCGAGGCCCGGGACAGCGACCCACAGGTCGCCATGCAAATCGCCCAGACCATGGCGGAACTCTTCGTACAGGAGCGGGAGCAGTGGAACCAGGAGCAGGACCAGCGCGACCGCATCGTGGTCTCCATCGTGGACAATGTGCGGCGCGCCGAGATCCACACCCCCAAGACGAAGATGAACGTGTTGGTCGGCCTCATTTTCGGGGCCATTGTGGGGGCCATCATCGTCTTCTTCATGGAGTGGCTGGAATCGGATATCGTGCGGGCACCGGAGGATGTGGAGCGTTTCGTGGGATGGACAGTGCTGGGCACCATCCCCGCCGGCGTCGAATCCTCCGCCGGCCGGCGCTCCCGCCGCAAAGCCCGCGCCCTTGCATCACCTGAACCCTATCAGGCCCTGGGAAGAGGATCCAAATGACGGAATCGCATACCCAGCTCATCACAGTGCAGGACCCGCGCTCACCCATCGCCGAAGCCTACCGCACCCTGCGCACCAACCTGGAGTTTTCCAGCCTGGACAATCCCCTCCGGACCTTGGTGGTGACCTCTGCCGGCCCGGAAGAGGGCAAGTCCACCACCCTGGCCAATCTGGCGGTCACCATGGCGGAGGCCGGCCGGCAAACCATCCTGGTAGACTGTGACCTGCGCCGGCCGCGCCTGCACACCTTCTTCGGGCTGGATAACTCGCGTGGCCTGACCACCATGATGGTGGATGAAGGGGCGATGAAGGACCCGCCCCTGCTGGCCACCGGGGTGGAGAACCTCTGGCTCCTGCCCAGCGGTGCCCTGCCGCCCAACCCGGCGGATATGCTGGCCACCCGGCGCATGGTCGAGGTCATCGAGGCCCTGAAAGCGCGCGCCGACATGGTGCTCTTCGACGCACCGCCGGTCATCGCCGTGACCGATGCCGCCATCCTGGCGACCCGGGTGGACGGGGTACTGCTGGTGGTGAGCGCCGGCATTACCAAACGCGACTACGTGCTCCAGGCCAAGGAACTTCTGGAGCGCGTGAACGCGCGCGTGGTGGGCGTGGTGCTGACCAACGTCTCCTTTGACGCCACCCTGCACCGCTATTACGGAGAGGGATAACAGTGCATTTCCTTGCGGCGTGGGCAGATGGCTGAGGCAATGGACAGCAGTGGCTTGCCGGCGCTGGACGGTCGGATTGACCTGCACGCCCATATCCTGCCCGGGGAGGACGACGGGCCGCAGACCCTGGAGCAGGCGTTGGAAATGGCGCGCATCGCCGCCGCAGACGGCATCGCCTGCATCGCGGCCACCCCGCACAATGTGGGATGGACAAAAGCGGATCACCGCTCGCGCATCCGCCGGGAAACGGCGGCATTACAACAGCAGTGCCATCAGGCCGGCATT
This DNA window, taken from Anaerolineae bacterium, encodes the following:
- a CDS encoding glycosyltransferase, whose product is NQMGGAEGVLEELVRIFPEAPIYTSIYWREKMPAAYQAWDIRTSFLDRWPLVKRHHQLFLPMYPLAFESLDLRSYDVVITNKSGFCHGVITPAGTLHICYCLTPTRYLWNTWEYLEREQAGRAARAVLAPFLQYLRLWDRLAADRVDRFVAISREVQQRIARVYRRPSDIIYPPVHTERFRPADGPHDYYLIASRLIPYKRIDLAVQAFNQLDRPLVIAGDGRDRRRLEAMAGPNVRFLGRVSDEELAKLMAGCRAFIFPGLEDFGIAPVEALAAGRPVIAYAGGGALDTVIDGLTGVLFHEQNPAALAEAVRRLEALGEDHFDPLELRRQAERFSAERFRQEFRAYVERAYAEHAASLPAPQRA
- a CDS encoding CpsD/CapB family tyrosine-protein kinase yields the protein MTESHTQLITVQDPRSPIAEAYRTLRTNLEFSSLDNPLRTLVVTSAGPEEGKSTTLANLAVTMAEAGRQTILVDCDLRRPRLHTFFGLDNSRGLTTMMVDEGAMKDPPLLATGVENLWLLPSGALPPNPADMLATRRMVEVIEALKARADMVLFDAPPVIAVTDAAILATRVDGVLLVVSAGITKRDYVLQAKELLERVNARVVGVVLTNVSFDATLHRYYGEG